CTATAATAGAGTATCTGCGTTACGGATCCAGTGTCTACCAGGGATTGGTTACAGGAACCGGGGGAGATTTCTCGGTTCCGTTCTTCATGCCCGTACAGGCTGATACCGGATCTTTCTCTCGCGGCAGTGCTGTTGGAATCACGAATGAGCTTACAGAAGTTGCGTTCCGCGAATGGGTTTCTGTTGTGGATAATGGAATCTATGCAAATGACTCACTGCCCCCTGAACTGGAATTATGGATTGAGGGTCACAGAGGAGAAGATGATCCTGTTTTACACGGAGACGGTGTACTCAGAGCTTCTGCTTCTGATTCCAGCGGTATCTGCTCGATGGGTGGCGGTGCAGGACGATCAATACTTATGAGTCTGGATTCGCAGGGGTTCGATATCAGCAGATACTTCACGTATCGACCTGACAGCCATACTCATGGTGAGATAGAATACGCTCTTCCCGAACTGGCAGATGGATCTCACAGGATTATTCTCGTCGTATGGGACGGCATGGGCAATTCAACACGGGACACTCTTGATTTTACGACTACCGGATTATCAGCCGAGCTTCTTTCTTCCGTTTTTGTATATCCCAACCCTGGGTCAGGGCAACGCTGTTTCAATTTTGAAACCGCAACATCAGGCACAGCCAGGATCACGGTTTATACGGTTTCCGGGAGAGCAATATGGAGAAAGACAGTGTCCTGTGACGAGGGATATAATCAGATTATGTGGAATGGTCTTGATACTGACGGCGATGAACCAGCATCGGGAGCTTACATCTTCAGAATTGAATTTTCCAACACTGAAGGTGCCTCAGGCTCGGTCACCGATGTTCTTGCTGTCATTCGCCAATCAGGCCGATGAGAGTGACAATGACAGGACTATCCTCAGAGAAATTGATCGATGAAGCCATAGAAATGCTGGCAGGCGCGGAGATGCCTGTTATTTCCACCGGAGCCGGGATGTCCAGCGAAAGCGGAGTCCGGACTTTCCGCGGTGAGGATGGCTACTGGCGTGAACACAGAGCAGAGGATCTTGCTTCGCCGGAGGGTCTCCGGAAAGATCCCGAACTGGTGTGGAAATGGTATGGAGAAAGGCTGAAAGCATACGAGGATATTCAGCCGCACGCAGGCTATCACGCTCTTGCACAGCTTCAGGAGCGAATCGTTCAATTACCGGTGGTGACGCAGAATGTTGACGGGCTTCTTCAGAAGGCAGGGCTGACTGACGTAACAGAACTTCACGGCAGCCTCAGAACCGCTTCATGTATGAACAGATGCGGATCGCCACCAATTCCAATTACAGAGGAGCTGTTTGAGAGTCTTCCACCTCGCTGTTCATGTGGAAGCATACTCAGACCCGATGTTGTGCTTTTCGGAGAACAACTTCCCGAGCAGGCAATGAGGAGAGCGTTCGACCTTGCTGAAAGCTGTGACCTTATGCTTGTTGTCGGAACATCCATGCTTGTCTATCCGGCAAGTTCTCTTCCTCTGTTCGTTCTTCGCAGGGGAATGCCTGTGATCGAGATAAATCCGGAGGAAACACCTCTTACTTCTCTGGCCGGAGTAATAAGTATTCATGATGCCGCAGGGCAGATTCTTCCGCTTCTGGTTGAGGGGGTATTACTCAGATGATTGCGATGTTTCTCTTTTGTACTCTTATTGCTCAATTCTCTCTTTCTTCGCCTGTTGATCCTGCGAGCGGTTACTCTACAGTTCTAGCTTTTAATAATCCGGAAACAGTCACGACTGAATATGGCAGTTACACCGTATTTGAAAATGCGGGATTAAGAGGTGTTCCAGGCGAACCTGTTCGTTCAGCTGTCACGCTTTTAATTCCTGTTCCTCCCGGCTCAGCCCCCCTGCTTCAATTCAATGCTTCAGGATACAGATCCACAGGTATGGAGGGGGAACAGGCCAGAACACCTGTTCTGGTGGGAGAAGGACTTGAAACCAGAGAGATCCCTGCTGAACCTCGTTCAGCTGTTGATACTCATGTTGTCCTTGAAGGAGTTATTCCCATTGCCGGCACTCAGATGGCTCAGATCAGCGTTTATCCGATATCAGGTGAAGATGCGAGTACTTATGCCTCCAGAATAGATCTTCGGATTTCATGGCAGTCGATTTCAGGGGGAATTCCGGTAGAACGTAACCGGCTTCTGAGGCTTATTGCTCCGACCGGTTCTTACTACTGGCCTGACAGAAATGTTGTCTCGGTTGATGATATTTTCTGGGGCAGGCCGTGGGCAAGGATTTCAATAGAGGAAACCGGTGGTTATATCTTTTCAGGCAGTGATCTGCAGAATGCCGGCTGTGAAGCCGTAGGATCTCCCTGCTCCTCACTCAGGTTGTTCACTGGTCCCGGCAGAATGTTCAGCCTGGAACCTGATGAGGAACACAATCTTTCAGAGGTTGCTTTTAAGGTTATCGATCAGAATAGCGATGGTGTCTTTGATCCGGAAGACACAATAGAATTCATCGGAAGGGGACTCAGTCGATGGGAATTAGCAGGTGAAGAACTCGCCAGACTTCAGCACAGGTATGCAACTCACAATGTATACTGGCTGACGTGGGGCGGAGAGGATGGTCTTCGAATGGGCGGGATTCCCGGAAATCCCGATTCTTCACCCGAATGGGGAGAGAGCATTCGATCGGATATATGGTTGCGGGAGGAGCACATATGGAATCCCGCAAAGGAAACACACACAGGCTGGGTATGGGAAACCACCACGGAAGGCGGGAGCATTACCGTGCCATTCCAGGTGGAGAGCCATGGCTCCGGAAGCAGTGTAGAAGTCGCTCTTGTCATGGACAGTTCTCAATTACACGAGGTTGCACTGTATCTTGATGGAACAGAAATACTTACCGAATCATGGTACGGCTCAGGCGAACGATTGCTTCTGGTTGAAGACCTGCTTTTGTCAGGATCATGTTCTCTGGAAATCAGATTTATTGATGACGCGGGTGACGGCACAATGGGGCTGGCTTCGGTGCATGTCGAGTATCCGGCGCTTCCGGGAACTGTATCCGGAACGCAGTTATTCCCTTCAAGAGAGAAAAGAGGCAGGTACAATTTCCGAGTCGGTGATGTTTCCTCTGGCTGCAGAGTATTCGATATATCGAGTTTTGATGCTCCGCTGCTTTTGAGCGGCACCGAGTACAGTACCGGACAACTTGATTATTTTTTTGAAGTTGACAGTTCCAGCGTTTTCATTCTCATGGATTCCGGGGATTGGCTTTCGCCTGATTCCATAAGATCCGCCGACCCTGGAAGGCTTGTTGGAACGGTGAAAGACGGTGACAGACTTTTCATTGTCCATCCATCGCTTTACGATGGAGTATGGGGAATGGTAACGCTGAGCAGTGGGGATGGAAACAATCCTGTTGTCGCATTAACTTCCGAAATCTATGATGAATTCGGACAGGGAGTTGCCGACCCCGGTGCGATAAGATCAGCAGTAAGGTGGGGAATTGACAGCTGGTCTTCCGGGCTTGCAGGAGTAATTCTCACAGGCGACGGGCACTATGATTTTCTTGGGTTTACAACTACCCAGCCTGTGATGATCCCGCCCTGGATTGTGCTTGGCACTTCTCAGGTGAACTGCGCGGATGATATATATGTTATGGTTCATGAAAATTCCGTCCTGCCTGAGATCCCAATTGCGCGAGTGCCGGTAGATAATCTGTCAGAGCTGGGAACATGCACGGCTAAGCTCCTCGGGTATTTGAGCGGTCAGAACCGCGGCACATGGATGAACAGAGCTCTTCTTGCAGCCGATGACGAATGGGGTCAGGGATCATCACAGAACGATATCGCTCATACGAATGATACCGAACGCATCGCTGAGGAAGTCCTTCCAAGGCACATAGACAGGGAGAAATTTTACCTTATAGAGTATCCATGGCCTCCCGGATCATGGCCTCCCGAAGGTCCTCATCCTGACAAACCGGAGGGAAGGGAAAGTTTCATTGAGACATTCAATCAGGGATTCGCGTTCATTATATATATGGGGCACGGCTCTGCCGGTCAGATAGCGCATGAGAAAATGATGCTGTCCGAGGATATTGACAGATTGACGAACGGATCAAGACTGCCGGTGTCATTCTGGTCGACCTGCAATGTGGGAGAATTCTATAATCCGGGTACCGACGCGATAGGTGAAGCAGTTGTTACTCATCCTGCAGGCGGATGTATTTCATCTGTTGCGGCAACCAGGGGAACTCACGGAAACAATAACTACAGCTACTTCAGAAGTATAGTTGATTCGCTTACTAACAATCCAGGGCTTTACGTTGGCGATGCCGTATGGCAGTCAAAACTAGCCATGTCCGGTATATACCACTCGAACAACAAGTTCTATATCATGTTCGGTTATCCTGAAATGCCGCTTCCTCTGCCTGAAGCAGACGGTTCTGTATCAGTGAACGGTGACACACTCAGAAGCGGAGAGTTCAACAGTATAGCCGGAAGCGGATTCCAGCAGGATGGGCTGGCTTTTCTTGAAATACTGGAATCTTCCTGGTACACGACATACACCTGTCTCGGCGGATCAGTAATTGAATACCTCAAGTACGGAGGCACCGCCTTCAGGGGAACGGAGACCGTCAGCAACGGAGAATTCGAGCACAACTGCTTTATTCCCCTTCAATCAACAACCGGTGATCTGGCAAGGATCGCTGCGACTGTTCTCTCCGGTGAGACTGATCTTTGCGGAGCTCAGGATCCAACCGTTCTGATCGAGGGTTTCCCCTCTGGAAATGACCTTGAAGGTCCTTCCGTTACTATGTGGCTCCGGGGTTACGATGGAGTTGAACATCCGGAAGTAACGGGGGATATAACTCTTGAAGCTGAGATAAGCGATTCCAGCGGGATCTGCCTTCTTGGAGGTTCAGGAAGGCAACTCAGTCTTTTCGTAGATGGTAATGGAAGTGATGTCAGCGCATGGTTCTCCTACAACCGTGGCAGTTCCACAGACGGCAGACTTACATATGAAATAGAAGCGCTTTCTCCAGGAGAGCACAGCATCATTCTCTGGAGCATTGATGGTGTCGGAAACAGTTCAAGGGATACACTGAACCTCAGAATTCTGGAAGATCAGGACCTCAGTATCACTGAAGCTCTTGTATATCCCAATCCAGGATACGGGCAAAGGTGCTTCAGCTTCAGAGTATCCGAGGATTCGGAGATAAGTATATCCATATTCACAGTTTCGGGAACGAAGATAGAGGAATTATCCACTACCTGCGCTCAGGGTTACAATCAGATTCTCTGGAACGGATTTGACCATGACGGTGATTCTATTGCCTCCGGTTCATATATTTACAGAATAGA
This Candidatus Aegiribacteria sp. DNA region includes the following protein-coding sequences:
- a CDS encoding T9SS type A sorting domain-containing protein, coding for IIEYLRYGSSVYQGLVTGTGGDFSVPFFMPVQADTGSFSRGSAVGITNELTEVAFREWVSVVDNGIYANDSLPPELELWIEGHRGEDDPVLHGDGVLRASASDSSGICSMGGGAGRSILMSLDSQGFDISRYFTYRPDSHTHGEIEYALPELADGSHRIILVVWDGMGNSTRDTLDFTTTGLSAELLSSVFVYPNPGSGQRCFNFETATSGTARITVYTVSGRAIWRKTVSCDEGYNQIMWNGLDTDGDEPASGAYIFRIEFSNTEGASGSVTDVLAVIRQSGR
- a CDS encoding NAD-dependent deacylase, producing the protein MTGLSSEKLIDEAIEMLAGAEMPVISTGAGMSSESGVRTFRGEDGYWREHRAEDLASPEGLRKDPELVWKWYGERLKAYEDIQPHAGYHALAQLQERIVQLPVVTQNVDGLLQKAGLTDVTELHGSLRTASCMNRCGSPPIPITEELFESLPPRCSCGSILRPDVVLFGEQLPEQAMRRAFDLAESCDLMLVVGTSMLVYPASSLPLFVLRRGMPVIEINPEETPLTSLAGVISIHDAAGQILPLLVEGVLLR